From Solanum lycopersicum chromosome 8, SLM_r2.1, the proteins below share one genomic window:
- the LOC101256613 gene encoding probable sugar phosphate/phosphate translocator At1g12500 — protein sequence MVEAQSWTTRRGSNPRLESPQDQVLDMPVTPTAEIRQQQYSNGGITSLVSPNVLTALIIASWYCSNIGVLLLNKYLLSFYGYRYPIFLTMLHMLSCATYSLVAIKWLEVVPFQQIHSRKQFFKILALSAIFCFSVVCGNTSLRYLPVSFNQAIGATTPFFTAIFAFVITCKKETAEVYLALVPVVLGIVLASNSEPLFHLFGFLMALGSTAGRALKSVVQGLLLSSDAEKLHSMNLLLYMAPMAAMILLPFTLYIEGNVAAVTVEKAKGDGFMVFLLIGNATVAYLVNLTNFLVTKHTSALTLQVLGNAKAAVAAVVSVLIFRNPVNIMGITGFAVTVMGVVLYSEAKKRSKVTAH from the coding sequence ATGGTGGAGGCACAGTCATGGACTACAAGAAGGGGAAGCAATCCAAGATTGGAGTCACCCCAAGATCAAGTCTTGGATATGCCAGTAACCCCAACTGCTGAAATCAGGCAGCAACAGTATTCTAATGGTGGGATAACTTCTTTGGTGTCACCAAATGTACTTACTGCTCTTATAATTGCTTCTTGGTACTGTTCAAATATTGGGGTGTTGTTGCTAAACAAGTATCTTTTGAGTTTTTATGGTTATCGTTACCCAATATTCTTGACTATGTTGCATATGTTGTCATGTGCTACTTATAGTTTAGTTGCTATTAAGTGGCTGGAAGTTGTTCCTTTCCAGCAGATACATAGCAGGAAACAGTTCTTCAAGATTCTTGCTTTGAGtgctattttttgtttttctgttGTTTGTGGTAATACTTCATTGAGGTACCTTCCTGTATCGTTTAATCAAGCAATTGGTGCTACTACCCCATTTTTTACTGCTATTTTTGCTTTTGTGATTACTTGTAAGAAAGAAACTGCTGAGGTTTATTTAGCTCTTGTCCCTGTGGTTCTTGGTATTGTTTTGGCTAGCAATAGTGAGCCATTGTTCCATTTGTTTGGGTTCTTGATGGCTTTAGGTTCAACTGCTGGGAGAGCCTTGAAATCTGTTGTTCAGGGGTTGTTGTTATCCTCTGATGCTGAGAAATTGCACTCTATGAATCTGTTATTATACATGGCTCCAATGGCAGCAATGATTTTGCTTCCTTTTACACTATACATAGAGGGGAATGTAGCTGCAGTTACAGTGGAGAAAGCTAAGGGAGATGGATTTATGGTTTTCTTGTTGATTGGTAATGCCACAGTTGCTTATTTGGTGAACTTGACTAATTTCTTGGTTACTAAGCATACAAGTGCCTTGACACTGCAAGTTTTGGGGAATGCCAAGGCTGCAGTGGCTGCAGTGGTGTCAGTTTTGATATTCAGGAATCCAGTGAACATCATGGGCATAACAGGATTTGCTGTGACTGTAATGGGTGTGGTGCTTTACAGTGAGGCAAAGAAGAGATCTAAAGTAACAGCACACTGA